The window TTCAAACCAATAGTTGAAAGAATTATTAGTATTCTACCCTCTAACGCGCTGGGCGGCAGAGAGGATAGAATGTATGTAAATATGATAGCGGATCATGTGAGGGCTCTCACTTTCGCGCTCGCGGAAGGAATCTATCCCTCAAATGAAGGGCGGGGATATTTAATCAGACGCGTATTAAGAAAAGCCCTTACCCGAATGTATATGTTCGGTATTGAGAAACCATGTCTCTACAAGATTGTCGATCCTGTTGTTGAAATAATGAAAGAGGATTACCCCGAACTTGACAGCAGGTATTCAGAAGTCAAAAAAGTGCTCCGTTCAGGGGAGGAATCTTTCTTCAGAACGCTTATTTCGGGAAGGGAGAGGTTTTTATCCATTATTGAAGAGGTTAAGGACAAGGGAGGAAAATACTTAGATGGAGACGATGTGTTTCTTCTTTACGACACTCATGGTTTTCCTCTTGAATTAATGAAACCTCTTGCCGGTGAAGCAGGCGTTGAGATTGATGAAGAGGGGTTTAATAAAGAGATGGAGAGACAGAAAATGAAAGCGCGGGAAGGTAGTTCTTTCAGTGCCGCACCCGATGAGAAGATTCATATGGAAGAAGTCACAAACGGTAAAAGCTCGGCGTTTACCGGCTACGAAAGCTTGTCTGAACGCGCTGTTCTCAGGAAATTCGGGGAAGTTCCTAAAGAAGCCGTAGAAAATATTGCCTGGAGTAGTAAGGAGGGGACCGCGTATGAGCTCATCTTCGATAAAACGCCGTTCTACGCGATTTCTGGAGGTCAGGTCTCAGATAGGGGTTGGATAAGTTTTGATGATACTAAGTTTGAAGTAAAAAATGTTTTCTACAGGAACAACGAAATTGTTCATCTTGTAGAATCTTCTCGGAAGTCGGGGGGAATCGACATAGCCGGTTTATCTAAGAATGCGGCTCTCCTGGAAGTTGATAGAGAACTCAGGACCGCTACAGAAGCAAATCACACATCCACTCATCTTCTTCACGCTGCTCTGAAAGAGGTGTTAGGGGAACATATAGCACAAGCTGGTTCTTTTGTTTCCGAGGACAGGCTCCGCTTCGATTTTAATCATTTTGAGGCGATATCCCCGGAACAGAAAGAACGGATTGAATTTAGAATTAATGCCTGGATAAGAGAATCTATTGATGTAAAAACAGAGATTATGAGTTACAAGAAGGCGGTAAAGAATGGCGCAACGGCTTTATTTGATGAGAAATACGGCAATAAAGTACGTGTAGTAAAGATTAAAGGAGTTTCAGCTGAATTATGCGGAGGAACTCATGCCGATTCCACTGGAAACATTGGTCTTTTTCTTATTGTTAATCAGAGCAGTATAGCAGCTGGAGTAAGGCGTATAGAAGCGGTTACAGGTAGCGCGGCCCTTGAGTACGTAAGAGGTTATATTTCTGATGTCGAAGAAACCGCCGTGTTGCTTAAAACACCCAGGGACGAAATCGCGCAAAAAATCAGATTCCTTATCGATGAGAACGATAAATTGAAAAGGAGAATCAAGGAACTTCAGCGGGGGGATATCAACAATAGAATAAATCAAATTATAGAAAGCTCAGAAAAGATAGATAATGTGATTTTAGCCACCGGCAGAATAGACGTTGACGAAATGGCGGCTTTAAGAGCTCAAGCGGATCTATTCAGAAAAAGTGTGGGGAGCGGTATTGCCGTTTTGTCGATGTCCCCCGGCGAAAAACTTCATTTCATAGTGGTTGTAACTGATGATCTTGTTGAAAGGGGAGTTGGGGCAAATATTATTGTGGACAGGTTGAAAGATATATCAGGCGGTGGTGGTGGTGGAAGGAAACACCTCGCGCAGCTTGGTACGAAAAAAATAGGAAAAGAAAAAGATGTCTTTAAAGCTCTGGCTCCGATAGCACGGGATATTCTGTCATGAGTAAGAAGGGAAATCATGAATAGGATACAGGTTAAATTTTCTTTTTTTCTTATTATCGCTCTATCCCTGTTTATTCTTTGCCCTGTTTACGCTCAGATCGATACCGGCAATTATGACTATAACAGGGATAAGAATGTAAAGAGTTTTTTGACCAGGGACAGGAGAGCAAAGGATAATACGGGATTTCTTGCTGAATTGCCTAAGTTAAGCAGGCCAGTTGACCCCGACACGTATATTCTCGGTCCGTACGACAGGTTGTTGATTAGTATAACGGGAACCGAGACAAGGTCTTTTGATATTATGGTCCTTCCGGAAGGCAATGTGTATCTCCCAGGCATTGGTTCTGTCCGCGCGGATGGTATTTCTCTTTCTGAATTTCACACCAGAGTCCTGGCAAAAGCCCTGGAGGTTTTCCATGATATTGAACTTCATTCCTTACTTCTTTCACCCAGGATATTCAAGGTCTTTGTTTCGGGTGAAGTGAACAATCCGGGTATGGTAGAGGTTAGCGCCGTTGAATGTGTATCGGAAGCGGTAAAGAAGGCCGGCGACATAAATACCCATGGATCGAGCCGGCGAGTTGTGCTGCATAGAAATGGAGAAGTTACAGAAGTAGACCTTTTGAAAATATTGACAGGTGGTAATTTTGGAAATAATTTATTTCTTTCAAATGGAGATGCTATATATGTACCGCCGGCTGAAAGACATGTTACCGTCCACGGATGCATAAAGAAAGGCGGTACATACGAAATATTACCAGGCGAGTCGATAAAGGATCTTATCCAGCTCGCGGGTGGAATGAGCGGCGAGGCTGTGAGGGATTCAATCCTGCTGAGCCGTGTGGTTGCTGGAGATACTGTTTCTACTTCGAGTGTTGCCAGAGATGATTTTGATAAGAAATTAAAGGATCTTGATATAATAAATATTCTCGACAGGTTCAGTACCGCCGACAGAGTGTTTGTTTTCGGCGCCGTGGAGAAAACGGGACGTTTCTACATCACTGAAGGGGAAAAATTATCGAGTCTTCTCGCGAGAGTAGGTAGTTTCAATAACAGCGCGGATCTTAGAGCTTCCTCGATAGAGAGGAAGAGCAAGGAGCACATGAAGGTAGATTTAACTAAATATATGTCACAGGACATTGAAACCGATATAAGACTCAAGGATGGTGATAAGCTTTTCGTCCCTTCAGTTAACACAATAATAGCTGTCGGCGGTGAAGTTCAGGCTCCCGGCAGTTTCGAATATCAGGGTGATCTGACAGTAGCGCATTATGTTGGCCTGGCGGGCGGGCCGACCGAGAACGGCAGTATGAGCAGGATTGAAATTTATTCCACTGACGGGTCAGTAAGAGAATCCAGCAAAGACACGAGGCCCAACCGCGGGGATGTAATAATAGTCAAGAAATCAAAGAAACGTCTGATAGGGGAATTTGTCAATGGTGTAATAAGACTGGGAACTGTGGTTATTTCAGTCATCGTCCTTACAAGGTAGGATGGATCATAATGCGGGATAGATTTATCGAGCAAGTGAAATCGGAGATAGATCAACTCTATCAGATACTGCGGGTTTTTCCTGAAGGTCAGATTGCTGTAATTGTGAAAATGGCAGAAATTATGGCATCCGCGATTATTAAGGGTGGTGTTATTTTTACTTGCGGGAATGGAGGAAGCGCTGCTGACGCTCAGCATATTGCCGGTGAACTGGTAGGCAGATTTCGCCGTAAGAAATTAAAGGGTTACAAAGCTGCAGCTCTTACGACTAACAGCTCTATTGTTACAGCTCTTGCCAACGACTACTCCTATGATGAAATATTTTCCAAACAGATCGAAAGCAGGGGGTGTAAAGGTGATATACTGCTTTCTCTATCAACGAGCGGCAACTCAGCCAATACCGTTAAAGCGGCTATAGAAGCTGATAGTTTAGGTATGAATTCATTTGCTTTTGTGGGGAGGGAAAAGGGGCGGCTTGGTGAAGTTTGTCATTATTTTCTTTCCGTTCCTCATGATGACTTCGCGAGAATTCAGGAAGTACATATGTTAATGGGTCATATTCTGTGCGGTCTTGTTGAAGATATGGTCGTTTCTGAGAGCGGGGCGTAAATCTTGTAACATCTTTCTATAAAAATTTTATGTTGATTGAATAAACGGCGGAATTTAAGTATATCCTATTATTATTGTTGTCTATATGAACTTATCTTCTGCCGCTGCCGCAATAATTTAGCTTGATTTTTTGATATTCTTGAGTATATATAAGATGAGGTATTGAGTAGTATATATAGTCTTTTTTTGATCGACCATTGAGCACAAGACCTGATTTTTAAGGAGGAAACATGACTAAGTATTTAACTTATATAACGGCGATTATATTGTTTTTGTCTGTTGCTGTTTCAGTATCTTCCGCGGAGACTGCACAAAAGGTATATTCCGAGGATTTTACCTCCGGAGAATACTGTGACATCGAAAATACGACGGCCTCCTGGGATTCTCTGCGCGGTGAGATCAAACTGCCCCTTTACGAAATTAGCCTGATTGGGGGATATAGCACTTTCGATGCTTCATGGGGAATCGAGATAGAAGGTGACAGTGCTTATGTAGCTGATGGATTCGGCGGCGTCTTGCTTTATAATATAAGTGACCCGACAGATCTCGTATATGAAGGATACTATGAAACAGAAGGTGAAGTACACGGAGTGGATGTCGGGGAAGATCGCATATATGTAGCTGCGGGGGAGAAGGGATGGGACATCATAAACAAAAAATTTATATTTGCCTCTCCTTATTCAGGCGATAAACCTGAAAGGAATATACAGGACAGCTCGTCAATTCCTCAAGCAAGCGCGTTTGATTTCATTAATCCCGAGAGACATATTCTTAGTTCCGCAGGTCTTCAAAGTTTTGCTTTTGATATACAAAAGGCCAGGGATTCGCTTATTGTGGTAGCATCCTGGGATTCAGTAAAAGTCATAAAGTTCAAAAGCATTGTTGATAGAAATCTTCCCAACCTCATTGATGGAAAAGATACGCCGGGGGGCGCAATCGATTTTGATGTTGTTGGAAACAGGATTTTTGTTTCAAACCACACGAGCGGTCTTGAGATAATAGATTTTGATAACTGTATTGATGTTGTTGGCAGCTGTGAAATTCCCGGATATTCATATGGTTTTGATATAGAGGGAAATTATCTATATATGGCTAACGATGAAGCCGGCATGAGGGTTATAGATATAAGTAACGAAAAATCTCCCCATATCGTTGCTACATTTGATACTCCCGGGTATGCTGTTAACGTTGATGTTTCGGGAAATTATGCCTACGTTTCAGATTGGGAAGAGGGTGTTTTGGTAGTGGATATCAGTGATCCCACTATACCTGTTCTTGCAGGATCTTCTCCTTGCGAAACTGAGCTTGAGGGAGCTCTTAATTGGCCGTGGGATGTAAAAATCACTGGGAATTACGCCCTGGCCGCGAATCACGCGGGCGGGATTAAGGTTCTTCAGATAACGCCTGATTATACCATGGATTTCTATCATACTCAGTCCCTTGCTGTAAACGCCGCGGAAGAGGCTGTCTCAAGTGTTAAAATTAATACAGTTCAGGAAGGTTCTGTAACTTGGGAGATCAGCGCTGACGGCGGTGATAACTGGCAGGACATTAACCCGGATGACCAATGGCATAATCTCGTTTATCCCGGCAATCAATTGATATGGCGTTCCACTCATTCTTATCCGGGGGGCATGACGAAATCACCTTGCTCATTTCTTAATATTGAATGGGACAATCAGGTCCCGGCACTTCTGGCCAATTCCCCGGAAGTTTCATTAAAAGGATCTGCTATTGAGGTCGAGTGGTCTGTTTCCAGAATCAGCGATGAAATAAAGTTTATAGTATACCGTGGGCTTTATCCGGATGGCAATTTTGAGAAAATTTCTGTTGTTGACGCGGAAGATCGCCTGAAATATAAATTTATCGATGACCGGTGCGAAGATGGTGAAACTTATCATTATTCAGTATACGCGCGGGAAAATAGTAAAGAGATATTCCTATTTGATACAAAGCCCATTACCATTCCTCCGGCCGTTTTATCACTTCATCAGAACAGGCCAAATCCGTTTAATCCTCTAACGACTATTGGATATAACCTCGCAGTGAAAAGCCGCGTTGTGCTTGATATTTATGATGTTTCGGGGCGTTTAATTAAACGGCTGGTTGATGAAGTTAAGGACAGGGGACCTCACGAGGTTATATGGAATGGAAAGGATTCCAAAGGTCATACATTTGGATCCGGGGTGTATTTCTATACATTGAAAGCTGAAAATGGTAAAAAGACCAGGAAAATGGTTCTTTTGAAATAGCAGAAGTATCTTTCGGGAAGAACATCTTATAAGTTTGGTCTTTTTGTCGGATGGATTCAAACCTTTACAACTAAATATTCAATGAATCTTCGAATAAGCGGATAGAAAATATTATAGCTTTGCGATCATGGAGTTATCTTAAGGGGGAAGGTTTTTATTATTAATGAGAAACGTAATTAATATAACAAGGAGTATGCGTCCGAAACAATGGACTAAAAACCTGGTCCTGTTCGCGGGTGTGGTTTTCGCGAAGGAGTTTTTGAACCCGTCTTTACTTCTTAGAAGTATCCTGGGATTTATCGTATTCTGCGTACTTTCGGGGATGATATATATCATTAATGATATATTCGACCGCAGGAAAGACAAAAAACACCCGGCAAAAAGAAACAGGCCAATTGCATCAGGTTCTCTTTCTGTAGTTCACGCGGTAATAATCTCGGTGACGGGAATAGTTGTTTTTACTGTCTTTGCAGTCTTCTTGGGTATGCAGTTTTTCGGATTTGCTTTAGCTTTTATTATAATAAATTTATTATATTCTCTGTTTTTAAGGGATATAGTGATAATTGATGTTCTAAGTATATCTTTCAGTTTTCTCGCAAGAGCGGGAGCCGGTGTTGCTGTACTCTTTCCCGTTCTTCCATCTATTCAGTTTTCTCCCTGGCTCTGGATGTGTACCTTGTTTCTTTCCTTATTTCTTGCTGTTTGTAAAAGGCGCAACGAATATATTGTTCTCGACAACGCCGCGGAACACAGAGGGTCGTTATCGTTCTACTCCGCTCACTTACTTGATCAGCTTGTAGGATTAACAGCTACAGCGACTTTGCTCTCTTATTCAATATATACTGTATGGCCGGGTACTGTGTCTAAATTTGGCACAAATAATCTTGTTTTTACAATACCGTTTGTGATTTTTGGTATTATGAGATATCTCTATCTTGTTTACAACCGCATGAGGGGCGATGATCCATCCGCTGTACTCCTTACTGAGAAGCAGTTGATGATCGATGTTTTTCTGTGGTTTGCTGTTACTGTTATTATAATTTATTTCAGCTAAATATGTTGAGGAGAGCATTTGAGCAGGACCGGTTTTTCTGTTGTTAGATGCGCTGCCAAAATAAATCTTTATCTTGGAGTAGTTGGAAAACGTTCTGACGGCTATCATGACATAGAGACCGTTTTTCAACCCGTATCACTCTTTGATGAAATAACTTTTGAGAGAGCAGATGAAGGTATTGAGCTTTACGGGAGCGATAATAATATTAGCTGGGATAGAACAAATCTCTGTTACAGGGCGGCGGAGGAACTCTTTGGGCATGTTGGTTTAACGCCGGGAGTTCGAATTAATGTAATAAAGAATATTCCTGTTGGGGCTGGGCTCGGAGGGGGAAGCAGTGATGCGGGTGCTGTGATCAGGGGGCTTAATGAGTACTTTGATTTTGGTCTTAGCAGCAAAGAGCTCATGGAAATCGCTTTAAAAATAGGAAGTGATGTTCCATTTTTTGTTTTCGGCCGTCCAGCTGTAGGAAGGGGGAGAGGGGAGCTTCTTGAAGGTATAGACGGTCTCGAGGAATGCTTCATTCTTCTTGTTCTGACTGGAATAAGAATTTCCACAAAGAAAGCTTTTAAAAATATTAGTTTATTGTTGACAAGGTCTGACAGTAGATATAGACTGAACCGACTGCTTAATGGATTAGATGAATTTCCGGAATCGGAAATCGTTACCCATAACAGTTTTGAAGTACAGACGGAGGAAAAATATCCGGATATCGGGAAGGTTCTGGCTATATTGAAGGAGCGGGAAGGTTGTGTTTTTTCTTCTCTGAGTGGCAGTGGGTCAGTGTGCTTCGCTGTTTTTAACGATAGAACAAACGCGGAAAGAACATTGAATTATTTGTCCGGCAAGGGGTTTATGGGTTCAATTGTAGAGCCCTTAAAGAAAACTGTTTATTTAGAAGGAAATGGTAAGCTCAAGGGGGGCAAATGGAAATCACCGAAATAAGAATTTCATTGCATGAGGATAATAAATTAAAGGCCTTTGCCAGTATCACGTTTGATGATTGCTTCGTCGTTCGCGGCCTTAAGCTTATCGAGGGGTCAAAGGGAGTATTTGTCGCAATGCCAAGTCGTAAGCGCCCTGATGGAAGTTATCAGGATGTAGCTCATCCTATTAACAGCGAGACGAGAAACTGGATGGAAAAAGTAATAATTGAAGCCTACCAGAAAGAAATTAAGAACATTGAATCCGAGGCCGAAAAAGAGCTCTTAGAGTAGAATTGACACGGAAGGGTTAACGGTCGATGTATAAGGTGGGGCGTCGTCAAGTGGCAAGACACGGGATTTTGGGTCCCGCATCGGAGGTTCGAATCCTCCCGCCCCAGATAAAATAGGTAATGGTGACCTTTGCGGTCACCTTTTTTATGGAGGAGTTTTGATGGCTGACAAAATAACTTTGATTTCAGGAACTGCGAATCCCAATCTTTCCAGATCAATCTCTGAATATTTAGGGAAAGATTTATGTGATGTCAGCGCGGAGCGTTTTTCAGATGGAGAAATACAGGTAAGTATCAATGAAAATATCAGGGGACAGGATGTATTTATTATTCAGCCGACATTTCCCCCGGCGGAAAATATGCTTGAATTACTGATATTAATTGATGCTTGTTATAGGGCATCGGCAAATAGAATTACAGCTGTAATTCCTTATTATGGTTACGCGCGACAGGATAGGAAACATAAACCGAGAGTTTCGATTTCAGCAAAGCTCATGGCCAATCTTATTGAAACATCCGGAGCCCACAGAGTGCTGGCTTTTGAACTGCACGCTGCGCAAATTCAGGGATTTTTTGACATTCAGTTGGATAATCTCTTTGCAACCCCGGTCTTTCTTGAATATATTATGAAAAAGAAATTCAATGATCCCGTTGTTGTCTCACCCGATGTCGGCGGAATTAAAATGGCAAGAGCTTTTGCCAAGAAAGTGGAGGCAAAGTTAGCTATAGTCGACAAACGGAGAATGACGCCGGATGCAACGGAAGTCATGAATATAATAGGTGATGTTTCAGGCAGTGATATAATCATTTTTGATGATATAATAAGCACAGCCGGGACAATTACTCAAGCAGCAGAAGCGTTGAAAAAAGAAGGTGCAAAGAGAATAATCGCGGCCGCTTCACACCCCGTGTTTTCCGGGCCTGCTCTTGAAAGGCTTGAGAAATCCGTTATCGAAGAAGTTGTTGTGACGAATTCGATTCCGTTTAATGGAAGCGGCAAATGCAGTAAGGTAAAAGTGCTTGATCTTTCGTCTCTGCTTGGTGAAGCAATCAGGAGGATTCATAAAGAGGAATCAATCAGTATGTTATTTATATAAATACGGAGGAAAAAATGGAAAAGATACTGTTAAAATCAACTGTAAGAGAAGAAGTTGGGAAGAAAAGCGGAGGCAGGTTGCGTAGAAACGGGAAAATCCCGGGCATTCTTTACGGCCACAAAGAAGAGCCTATTCCCCTTGCGATAGATGAACATGATATATGGGAGATTCTTCACAACGCTCAAACTGAAAATCTTATTGTTCACCTTGACATTGAAGGTGTGGACCTTCCCGAGAATGTAACAATTGTAAGAGATATTCAACAGCACCCTGTTACAGGCGATATCCTTCACGTCGATTTATTGAGGGTCGCTATGGATGAGATGATCGATGTAAATGTGCCAGTTAGAATCAAGGGTGTCGCAAAGGGTGTAACTGAAGAAGGAGGAATACTCTATCATAGTATTCGACAGATAAGGATTAATTCCAACCCGTCTGAAATTCCTGAATTCATCAATGTCGATGTTACGGAAATGTCTATAGGCGATACGATTCACGTTTCTGATATTGTGGGAGATTATGAAGATATAAACTTTGTTTCTGAATTGGATTTAACTCTGGTCCATGTTGCGGCTCCCAAGGAGCTTGAACTGCCCGAAGAAGAGGTCGAGGAAGAAGGGCTCGCAGAGGGTGAAGAGGTTGAAGAAGGCGAAGAGGAAGAAACTGAGGGTGAAGAAGAGCAGGACGAAGAAGGATCCTGATATTAAGTGTGTGGGATATCTTATCTTTGCGGGCTTGGCAATCCCGGCAGTGTGTATGCCGGCACGAGACATAACCTGGGGTTTCAAGTACTGGATCTACTCGCCGGAGAATATAATCTCAGCTGGAAAAACGGGAATGAAAGCGCGGATGCGGCAATATGGAAAACCAGACATGGCAAAGTAACTTTAATTAAGCCACTTTCCTATATCAACCTTTCAGGTTCGGTGCTGTCTGCTTTCACTCACCTGGAAAGTTCTAATATTCTAGTTATATGTGATGATATTCATCTCCCGGTTGGATCTCTACGCGTAAAGAAATCCGGAGGCAGTGGTGGACATAAGGGGCTTGAGTCTATTGAGGAAGAATTCAATTCAACAGAATTTGCTCGTCTCCGTTTGGGAATAGGTCCGGCTCCTCTGTCATCTAAATGGAAGGAATTTGTTCTCAAACCATTTTCTGAATCAGAAATATCAGATGTAAATTCAATGCGGAAAGAGGCGGTTGAAGCGATTAAAGTAATTGTAAACAGGGGGATTGAAACAGCCATGCGGAACTTCAATCGAAAAAGAGAATAGAACTGATAAATTTTCAGTCAGTTTTGGGGCTTGACCCCAAATTGTACGAGTGTTATATTTCATCTCTGCTGTTTCTGCGGAAATAGCGGGTATAGTTAAGCGTTCTTTTATCACCCTACTTTCTCCCTGATTAGGAGAAAGTCATTAAAGACCGAAGGGAGGGAATTGCGAATGAGAGCATATGAATGTGTTTTTATTCTGGAGCCTTCATTAGAAGAAGCTGAGATAAACAGCCATGCCGACCGCTTTGCTGAGATTATAACTTCACGCGGCGGACTAATTAATAAAAAGGATATATGGGGGAAACGTAAACTTGCCTATGCGATCGATGGATTCGTTGAGGGTGTTTATGTTCTTCTTAAATTTAAAGGGAATAATGAAATCCTCGATGAATTGAAAAGGGTATTCAAATATGATTCCGTTATTATCAGGCATATGATTGTTATAGACGACAGTAGTGTTTCGCCAGAGGATGAAAAAACAGAGGAATCAATAGAGAGGTAAAGCTATGGCTAAAAAATCAAAGAATAGAAAAATTAAAAGCAGAAGGCCGGGGTCTGATAAACCCTGTAAATTTTGTAAAAAAGGTGTTAATAAAATCGATTGGAAGGATGATGTTCTTCTCAAACGCTTTATCACCGACAGAGGGAAAATAGCGCCGCGCAGAGTGACCGGTACGTGCGCCCGTCACCAGCGAATGCTCGCGCGCGCTATTAAACGCGCTAGATTTATGGCATTGTTACCATTTGTAAGGGTATATTACCGGTAAGGTGGTGCGAGGATAATGGAAATAATTTTAAGAGACAATATAGAGAATCTAGGTAAAACTGGAGAAATTGTTGATGTTAAAGACGGTTACGCGAGGAATTTCCTCATACCGAAAGGCCTGGCCGTTATAGCTACCAAATCAAGCAAGAAGGTAATAGAAGAAGAGGACCAGCAGCGTAAAATTAGAGCCAGGAAAATAAAACGTAATTTGGAAGGGACTGCCGAGAAGATGAAAGGCATTTCCTGCACTATTACTGTACAAGCCAGTGAAGAAGATAGATTGTATGGTTCCGTTAACGCGTCTGATATCGCTGATGCAATTAATAAACACAGTGATATCAAAATCGACAGCAAACAGGTTATACTGGAGGAACCAATAAAGATTCTCGGTGTATATACAGTTACTGTGCGCCTTCACAAAGAAGTTGAAGTTCCTGTTAAGGTATGGGTTGTCAAGGAGTAGTTACTTTCTTTTTTCAAAAAGTTTTTTGGAAATTCGACAACTCCCTTGTTGATTGATAAGGAGGATAATCATCGTATTACCGGAAAAAATATTCAGAGAGTACGATATTAGAGGTGTTGTCGATGAGGATTTAACGGATGATGGAGTGAGGAATCTTGGTAAAGCAGCGGCTGTGACATTCCTGAGAGACAATATAGAAGAAGTTATTATCGGAAGAGATATACGTCTTAGTAGTGAGAGGTTTTTTAACGTTCTCACCGAAGGATTACTAACAAGCGGTGTGAATGTTATAGATATTGGCGTTGTCCCTACTCCTGTCTTCTACTTTGCGGCAAAGAAATGGGACAAAAGGGGCGGAATAATTATTACAGCCAGCCACAATTCCGCGGAATTCAATGGTTTTAAGGTGTTTCGCGGTGAAGGCACTATTTATGGAGAGGATATCCGTGAGCTGCACAGCATTATCGTAAATGGAAGATTCAGGGAGGGAAACGGCAGTTTAATCCAAAGAGATATTAAAAACGAATATATCGATTTCCTTTGTGAAAATATAGATATTAAACGCCCGGTAAAATTTGCCGTCGACGGCGGGAATGGAACGGCCGGTATTGTGGCTTTGGATATATTCAGAAAGCTGGGGTTGGAGCCTGTTGAGTTGTTCATGCGCCCGGACGGCAATTTTCCCAACCATCATCCTGATCCTACAGTTGAGCATAATCTAATTGATCTCAAAACCGCGGTTAGTGAAAACGGACTTGAACTGGGTATTGGTTTCGATGGAGATTCTGACCGAATCGGCGTTGTAGACGAAGAAGGAAATGTTCTATGGGGTGATGCTCTTCTGGCACTGTACTCGAGAGATGTGTTAAAGAATAATCCCGGTGCTACAGTTATATTCGAGGTTAAATGTTCAAGGTCCCTCGAGGAGGACATAAGGAATTTGGGGGGCAACCCTATCATGTGGAAGACGGGCCATTCCCTTCTTAAGAAGAAAATGCGTGATGAAAACGCTCTGCTGGCGGGTGAGATGAGCGGACATCAGTTTTTCGCCGATAGATATTTTGGATATGACGACGCTATATATGCGGCTTTGAGACTTCTTGAGATCGTCTCGATGAGAGAAAAGCCTCTAAGCGATTTTTACAGAGAATTTTCAAGATATAAAAGTACACCTGAAATAAGGATCGAATGCGAAGATGCCCGGAAATTTGATATAGTAAGAGAAGTTTCCGCTCAATTCAAAAAGACGAACAGGGTTCTGGATGTTGATGGCGCCAGAGTTGATTTTGAAGAGGGATGGGGACTTATAAGGGCGTCAAACACTCAGCCCGCTCTTGTTTTCAGGTTTGAAGCTGAAACAGAAAAGGCTCTTATTGCAATAAGGGAAGAATTTTCCAGAGTGTTGGAAAAATTCAAATTGAATACTTCA of the Candidatus Krumholzibacteriota bacterium genome contains:
- a CDS encoding decaprenyl-phosphate phosphoribosyltransferase, whose protein sequence is MRNVINITRSMRPKQWTKNLVLFAGVVFAKEFLNPSLLLRSILGFIVFCVLSGMIYIINDIFDRRKDKKHPAKRNRPIASGSLSVVHAVIISVTGIVVFTVFAVFLGMQFFGFALAFIIINLLYSLFLRDIVIIDVLSISFSFLARAGAGVAVLFPVLPSIQFSPWLWMCTLFLSLFLAVCKRRNEYIVLDNAAEHRGSLSFYSAHLLDQLVGLTATATLLSYSIYTVWPGTVSKFGTNNLVFTIPFVIFGIMRYLYLVYNRMRGDDPSAVLLTEKQLMIDVFLWFAVTVIIIYFS
- the ispE gene encoding 4-(cytidine 5'-diphospho)-2-C-methyl-D-erythritol kinase — encoded protein: MSRTGFSVVRCAAKINLYLGVVGKRSDGYHDIETVFQPVSLFDEITFERADEGIELYGSDNNISWDRTNLCYRAAEELFGHVGLTPGVRINVIKNIPVGAGLGGGSSDAGAVIRGLNEYFDFGLSSKELMEIALKIGSDVPFFVFGRPAVGRGRGELLEGIDGLEECFILLVLTGIRISTKKAFKNISLLLTRSDSRYRLNRLLNGLDEFPESEIVTHNSFEVQTEEKYPDIGKVLAILKEREGCVFSSLSGSGSVCFAVFNDRTNAERTLNYLSGKGFMGSIVEPLKKTVYLEGNGKLKGGKWKSPK
- the spoVG gene encoding septation regulator SpoVG, giving the protein MEITEIRISLHEDNKLKAFASITFDDCFVVRGLKLIEGSKGVFVAMPSRKRPDGSYQDVAHPINSETRNWMEKVIIEAYQKEIKNIESEAEKELLE
- a CDS encoding ribose-phosphate pyrophosphokinase, producing MADKITLISGTANPNLSRSISEYLGKDLCDVSAERFSDGEIQVSINENIRGQDVFIIQPTFPPAENMLELLILIDACYRASANRITAVIPYYGYARQDRKHKPRVSISAKLMANLIETSGAHRVLAFELHAAQIQGFFDIQLDNLFATPVFLEYIMKKKFNDPVVVSPDVGGIKMARAFAKKVEAKLAIVDKRRMTPDATEVMNIIGDVSGSDIIIFDDIISTAGTITQAAEALKKEGAKRIIAAASHPVFSGPALERLEKSVIEEVVVTNSIPFNGSGKCSKVKVLDLSSLLGEAIRRIHKEESISMLFI
- a CDS encoding 50S ribosomal protein L25, with the protein product MEKILLKSTVREEVGKKSGGRLRRNGKIPGILYGHKEEPIPLAIDEHDIWEILHNAQTENLIVHLDIEGVDLPENVTIVRDIQQHPVTGDILHVDLLRVAMDEMIDVNVPVRIKGVAKGVTEEGGILYHSIRQIRINSNPSEIPEFINVDVTEMSIGDTIHVSDIVGDYEDINFVSELDLTLVHVAAPKELELPEEEVEEEGLAEGEEVEEGEEEETEGEEEQDEEGS
- the pth gene encoding aminoacyl-tRNA hydrolase; translation: MCGISYLCGLGNPGSVYAGTRHNLGFQVLDLLAGEYNLSWKNGNESADAAIWKTRHGKVTLIKPLSYINLSGSVLSAFTHLESSNILVICDDIHLPVGSLRVKKSGGSGGHKGLESIEEEFNSTEFARLRLGIGPAPLSSKWKEFVLKPFSESEISDVNSMRKEAVEAIKVIVNRGIETAMRNFNRKRE
- the rpsF gene encoding 30S ribosomal protein S6, whose product is MRAYECVFILEPSLEEAEINSHADRFAEIITSRGGLINKKDIWGKRKLAYAIDGFVEGVYVLLKFKGNNEILDELKRVFKYDSVIIRHMIVIDDSSVSPEDEKTEESIER
- the rpsR gene encoding 30S ribosomal protein S18 — its product is MAKKSKNRKIKSRRPGSDKPCKFCKKGVNKIDWKDDVLLKRFITDRGKIAPRRVTGTCARHQRMLARAIKRARFMALLPFVRVYYR
- the rplI gene encoding 50S ribosomal protein L9, translated to MEIILRDNIENLGKTGEIVDVKDGYARNFLIPKGLAVIATKSSKKVIEEEDQQRKIRARKIKRNLEGTAEKMKGISCTITVQASEEDRLYGSVNASDIADAINKHSDIKIDSKQVILEEPIKILGVYTVTVRLHKEVEVPVKVWVVKE